One window of Streptococcus suis genomic DNA carries:
- a CDS encoding prepilin peptidase, protein MKAIILFFLGASIGSFLGLVIDRFPEQSIVAPASHCNACKRRLKAWDLIPIVSQVLTKSKCRYCRAKIPYWYLGLEVLSGLLVLLCHFQVLSLMEMVLVLGGLVLTIYDIKHQEYPFMVWLVFTLVALILSQLNWLFCGFLVLAFVTEKMSKSIGSGDFLYLASLSLLFGFTEILWIVQISSLLGLAIFYIFKSRSLPYVPFLFLASILVTIVL, encoded by the coding sequence ATGAAAGCAATTATCTTATTTTTCCTTGGAGCCTCTATCGGTTCCTTCCTCGGTCTGGTCATCGACCGGTTTCCCGAGCAATCTATCGTTGCACCTGCCAGCCACTGCAATGCCTGCAAGCGTAGGCTCAAGGCCTGGGATTTGATTCCCATTGTTTCCCAAGTCCTGACCAAATCCAAATGCCGCTACTGCAGAGCCAAAATCCCTTATTGGTATCTGGGACTGGAAGTCTTGTCTGGTCTCTTGGTCCTGCTCTGCCATTTTCAAGTCCTTTCCCTTATGGAAATGGTGCTGGTCCTTGGCGGCCTGGTCTTGACTATTTATGACATCAAACACCAGGAATATCCCTTCATGGTCTGGTTGGTCTTTACCCTTGTAGCCCTAATCTTATCTCAACTCAATTGGCTCTTCTGTGGCTTTTTGGTCCTAGCCTTTGTGACAGAAAAAATGTCCAAGTCTATCGGCTCAGGCGACTTCCTCTATCTAGCCAGCCTATCCCTGCTTTTTGGCTTTACCGAAATTCTCTGGATTGTCCAAATCAGCTCCCTCCTGGGTCTGGCTATCTTCTACATCTTTAAATCTCGGTCCCTG
- a CDS encoding cation diffusion facilitator family transporter: MSSSKNTFIAFLLNLSFSIIEFIFGWLFGSSAILADAVHDLGDALAIGSSAIMQTYANKPADKFYPFGYKRWNILAALLTSSILIIGSSLILVENIPNLFHPQPVNQDGMLILGIIAVIINFFASRIVKNGHSHNESILSLHFLEDILGWLAVILVSIILQFTDWYFLDPLLSLGIAIFILSKALPKAWNNVKILLETSPQGVNLEEVKGVLLALENVHEITQLNVWTMDGYDHCATVTVKLTNPAVADKTKANIRNSLITFGIVQSTIEIL; this comes from the coding sequence ATGTCATCTTCTAAAAATACATTTATCGCTTTTCTCCTCAATCTCAGCTTTTCTATCATCGAGTTTATCTTTGGCTGGCTCTTTGGTTCCAGCGCCATCTTAGCAGATGCTGTTCATGATTTGGGTGACGCCCTCGCCATCGGAAGCTCTGCCATCATGCAAACCTATGCCAATAAACCTGCTGACAAGTTCTATCCTTTTGGCTACAAGAGATGGAATATTTTGGCTGCTCTCTTGACTTCCAGCATTCTGATTATCGGCTCCAGCTTGATCCTTGTAGAAAACATTCCCAATCTTTTCCATCCCCAGCCTGTCAATCAGGATGGGATGCTGATACTTGGGATTATCGCTGTCATCATCAATTTCTTTGCTTCTCGTATTGTAAAAAATGGCCATAGCCATAATGAATCCATTCTCAGCTTACACTTTTTAGAGGATATTTTGGGATGGCTGGCGGTCATCCTTGTTTCCATCATTCTTCAATTCACTGATTGGTACTTTCTAGACCCATTACTCTCACTCGGTATTGCTATCTTCATCCTCTCCAAAGCCCTGCCAAAAGCTTGGAACAATGTTAAGATTTTACTTGAAACCAGTCCGCAAGGAGTAAATCTTGAAGAAGTTAAAGGAGTCCTCCTGGCTCTTGAAAATGTTCACGAAATCACTCAGCTAAATGTCTGGACCATGGATGGATATGACCATTGTGCGACAGTGACGGTCAAACTAACAAATCCTGCTGTAGCAGACAAGACCAAAGCAAACATACGAAATTCTCTCATTACCTTTGGCATTGTCCAAAGCACCATCGAAATTTTGTAA
- a CDS encoding TetR/AcrR family transcriptional regulator: protein MDRRIAKTKRAIFQAFLTLLNDKGYDDMRVQDVIDLADVGRSTFYAHYASKEALLEELCHDLFHHLFTGREDADVKTLLAHIFKHFRTNQDRVASLLLSRNAYFLRELEAELKHDIFPKVVEDYMQGKGNLPEDLLVHFVVTTFVETVSWWLQQRKKVDEATLTEYYVRLLA, encoded by the coding sequence ATGGATAGACGAATTGCAAAAACAAAAAGAGCTATTTTTCAGGCTTTTTTGACCTTATTAAATGATAAAGGTTATGATGACATGCGCGTGCAGGATGTTATTGACCTGGCAGATGTGGGGCGTTCCACTTTCTATGCCCACTATGCCAGTAAAGAGGCTCTTTTGGAAGAACTTTGTCATGACCTCTTTCACCACTTATTTACAGGTCGTGAAGATGCGGATGTGAAGACTTTGTTGGCTCATATTTTCAAACACTTTCGAACCAATCAAGACCGAGTTGCCAGCCTTTTATTGTCCCGCAATGCCTATTTTCTAAGAGAACTGGAAGCGGAGCTGAAACACGACATTTTTCCAAAAGTGGTTGAAGACTACATGCAGGGCAAGGGGAATCTTCCAGAGGATTTGCTGGTACATTTTGTTGTGACCACTTTTGTGGAGACGGTCAGCTGGTGGTTGCAGCAACGCAAAAAGGTGGACGAAGCCACCTTGACCGAATATTATGTAAGATTATTAGCTTAA
- a CDS encoding class I SAM-dependent methyltransferase, with amino-acid sequence MLRPLHMAHAFLEEILTDQDLAVDATMGNGHDTLFLAQRAGKVVAFDIQEQALTTTAEKLEKAGLTNAKLVLSGHENLDQYVDECKAAIFNLGYLPSADKSVITLPDTTLEAIQKVLDCLVVGGRLAIMIYYGHEGGSREKDAVLDFVKGLDQTVFTAMLYQPLNQVNTPPFLVMVERMK; translated from the coding sequence ATGCTTAGACCTTTACACATGGCTCATGCCTTTTTAGAAGAGATTTTAACAGACCAGGACCTAGCGGTCGATGCGACTATGGGAAATGGCCATGACACGCTATTTTTAGCCCAGCGAGCAGGAAAAGTTGTGGCCTTTGATATTCAGGAACAAGCCCTGACCACAACAGCTGAAAAACTAGAAAAAGCTGGCTTGACCAATGCCAAATTGGTTTTGTCAGGGCACGAAAATTTAGACCAGTATGTGGATGAATGCAAGGCAGCAATTTTTAATCTAGGCTATTTACCGTCAGCGGATAAATCGGTCATCACCCTACCTGATACGACCTTGGAGGCCATTCAAAAAGTCCTGGACTGCCTGGTGGTAGGTGGCCGTCTAGCTATCATGATTTACTATGGTCATGAGGGTGGAAGTAGAGAAAAGGATGCTGTGCTGGACTTTGTGAAAGGATTGGACCAGACTGTCTTTACAGCCATGCTCTACCAGCCCCTCAATCAGGTCAATACACCGCCATTTTTGGTCATGGTAGAACGGATGAAATAG
- a CDS encoding sodium:proton antiporter has product MILLIVSNTLYRLNPKLPLPFVQLLLGVLVGALFGDETVGIDAGLFLALVIAPLNFREGQESDIESLKRHKSTIAYLIFPLVFLTTLAIGGLAGYLLPVEIPLPLSFALGAALAPTDAVAFLALSKRFKFPKKLEEILTLEGLLNDASGLVAFQFAILALTTGTFSLLQASGQLVWVLLAGALVGLLFVFLHRAAVSILEKLDAADVAGVLLLEISLPLLAYLVASYLGGSGIIAVVIAGLFQSKQLKKMSLFDARVNRVTFIIWETLSFILNGFVFIVFGYEFTRIVQPALKNPFISNAWLMTTVLVLTASLFLVRFVGIFLLKLVKKSGDYQLKNLLILTFSGMKGSVSIATILLLPEVDQTTYSLILFTVGMVTLFSFLTGLLVLPLLAEPRTEATIPEGPARLAILKEVIDVLEIDVEHANNPSTIYAVIGQYYKRMENLQRQLIPVERRREVAKLRLKILEIERAGLEKRFEEGLLDMSSYRIYQSYLSEMEQDINRDLVATWTYLFMIGRRVLAKWYHEWVELVKNKGRWMKADNQHGHPDLSDLFIANTVDIIAFLNSCQSNYPKDYLTILKRYRVYQSQLVLAGVRVEDLIGRLKPDNLEDLLRGFYLERKIVAEYEADQLISDQVAKDLRRNINQLESYSLREFDSF; this is encoded by the coding sequence TTGATTTTATTGATTGTGTCCAATACCCTTTATAGGCTCAATCCAAAACTGCCCCTGCCCTTTGTCCAGCTGCTCTTGGGGGTCCTGGTCGGTGCCTTGTTTGGTGACGAGACTGTGGGGATTGACGCCGGGCTTTTCCTGGCCCTGGTCATTGCTCCTCTCAACTTCCGTGAGGGACAGGAGAGTGATATTGAGAGTTTGAAGCGACATAAGTCCACTATTGCTTACTTGATTTTTCCTCTGGTCTTTTTGACCACTCTGGCTATTGGTGGCTTGGCAGGTTATCTTCTCCCTGTGGAAATTCCCCTGCCACTTAGCTTTGCCCTGGGAGCTGCCTTAGCTCCGACGGATGCTGTGGCCTTTCTGGCCTTGTCCAAACGCTTTAAGTTTCCCAAGAAGTTAGAAGAAATCCTGACCCTGGAAGGCTTGCTCAACGACGCGAGTGGCCTTGTTGCCTTCCAATTTGCCATCCTGGCCTTGACGACCGGGACCTTTTCCCTCCTGCAGGCCAGTGGGCAATTGGTCTGGGTTTTGCTTGCTGGTGCCCTTGTTGGCTTACTCTTTGTATTCTTGCACCGAGCGGCCGTTTCTATTCTGGAAAAATTAGATGCGGCTGATGTTGCTGGGGTCCTCTTGCTGGAAATCTCCTTGCCTCTCTTGGCCTATCTAGTAGCTAGTTATCTAGGCGGGTCAGGCATTATCGCCGTCGTGATTGCTGGTCTTTTCCAGTCCAAGCAATTGAAGAAAATGTCCCTCTTTGATGCGCGTGTCAACCGAGTGACGTTCATTATCTGGGAAACCTTGAGCTTTATTCTCAATGGCTTTGTCTTTATCGTTTTTGGTTATGAATTTACCCGGATTGTCCAGCCGGCCTTGAAGAATCCCTTCATCAGTAATGCTTGGCTGATGACGACGGTCTTGGTCTTGACTGCCAGTCTCTTTCTGGTTCGATTTGTGGGTATTTTCCTGTTGAAATTAGTCAAGAAATCTGGCGATTACCAACTAAAGAACCTGCTTATCTTGACCTTTTCTGGAATGAAGGGCTCGGTTTCCATAGCAACCATTCTCCTGCTGCCGGAAGTGGATCAGACAACCTACAGTCTCATCCTCTTTACGGTCGGCATGGTTACCCTCTTTAGTTTCCTGACCGGTCTCCTTGTCCTGCCCCTTTTAGCAGAACCTCGAACAGAGGCGACCATCCCAGAAGGTCCCGCACGCTTGGCGATTTTGAAGGAAGTGATTGATGTCTTAGAAATAGATGTGGAGCATGCCAACAATCCTAGTACTATCTATGCAGTTATCGGTCAATACTATAAGCGGATGGAAAATCTGCAACGCCAGCTCATTCCTGTGGAGCGACGACGTGAAGTTGCCAAATTACGCTTGAAAATCCTAGAAATTGAACGAGCTGGTCTTGAAAAACGGTTTGAAGAGGGCCTGTTGGATATGTCTTCCTACCGGATTTACCAATCCTATCTCAGCGAAATGGAGCAGGACATCAACCGAGACTTGGTAGCTACCTGGACCTATCTCTTTATGATTGGTCGCCGGGTCCTGGCCAAGTGGTACCATGAATGGGTGGAATTGGTGAAAAACAAGGGACGATGGATGAAAGCTGACAATCAACATGGTCATCCAGACCTGTCAGATTTGTTTATTGCAAATACGGTTGATATCATTGCCTTCCTCAATAGTTGCCAGTCAAACTATCCCAAGGACTATCTGACTATTCTCAAGCGCTACCGGGTCTACCAGTCCCAGCTTGTCTTGGCTGGGGTTCGAGTAGAAGACCTGATTGGTCGTCTCAAACCGGATAATTTGGAGGATTTGCTGCGAGGATTTTACTTGGAAAGGAAGATTGTGGCGGAATACGAGGCAG